From the Deltaproteobacteria bacterium genome, the window TTTCAAACATTTCATAAGGCATTCCGTGGGTAAACTCCGCGACGTCGGTAATAGCAGTTATAATATCATCAATGTAATCGGAGATCTCCCGCCCCTTAGACATATTCGACCTCGGACAGAATACGTTTACCAATGGCTGGCTTTAGAGCGGATTCCATGACCAGATCAACCTTGACATGGAGCTGGCTTTCGAGATATTCGCGCAGGTCCAAAAAGTCGAAGAGGTCGATATCACGGTTGAATGTGACGAGTATATCGATATCACTCTTCTTTTTCTGCTTCTCCCTAACATAGGAGCCAAACAGGCCCAGCCGCTGGACTCCGTAGTGGGATTCCATCTCTGGCTTGATGTTTCTGATGATTTTGATTATTTCTTGCTTTCCCATAATTGCTTACCTGAAATATTATACGCTAATAAAGTGTGGATTACACGAAATTTCACGTCCGTCGTACAATGATCCATGATTCTTTGTTGAAGATAAAGAATCGGCGACATGATTATCAGTATGTGCTGCTAATCAGCTTTGATCAGTATTCCCCTTTTATGTGGCCAATATAGGAGAATCTTTTTTGCATGTCAACGTGATTTAGGATCAGATGCTTTTTTGCCGCTTGAAATCATTAGCTTTCCCTGACTTGGCTTGTTTGTGGACTTCAGGAAGCTATGCATCAACCGGATGAACCAATAGCTATTTCTCAATTTTTGCGTCGATGATCAGGTCACTACCAAGCCTTCGGATTTTTCTGTAAGCAAGTCTGAGGGATTCATCCATGCTTTGAATTTTCAGATCACCGACTGCCTCCACTCCTTTTCCCACGATCTTCGGAGCAATGACAATCACCACCCTGTCAGGCAGTTTTGCCTTTAACAGAGAGGTGATGATGGACGCACACCTCGCATCCAGATATGCCGCAATCCGCCCCTGTTCCGGCAGCGGGGGAAGAGAAACCTGAAAAGAGTTAAAATCCTTGTCATCTACTGCCGGATAGCCAACACCCTTGGCTGTCGCCTCGAAGTCCAGTCTGCGGCTACAGAATCCAACCAAGGTTCATTGGCTTGCTTGAGGTTCATTTTCTCAACCCCTCCAACATTCCACGGCCTTTCATCGTCAGTCGATACCGCTGGGTGGGGCTGCGCGTCGAATCCGGTTGCGTCATCTCGACAAGTTCCATTTTCAGGGCCGGATGAACGTAATTGCTCCGAAAGCTGGGTCGGTGTGCGAGTGACAGCTTCTTCATGACCTCGGAAAGGGTCATGTCACCCGCCGACAGGACGCGCAGGAAGGATTTTACTTGATCGGTTACATGGTCGCTTACTTGGTCGGCGGCGGCAAGCTGCTCCAGGGTGTCGCGCAGGGCTTCGAGCATGAAAACGATGAAGCGGGTAGCTTCGGCCTGCTGGTCGGACTGGCGCAATGCCTGATAATACGCCTCCAGTCGTTCACGAATCACCGATTCCACCGGAACAAAGGCCAGCCACGGTTGCCACCGGCTCAGGATCAATGTCTGCCAGAGTCGTCCCATCCGGCCGTTGCCGTCTGCAAACGGATGAATGAACTCGAACTCGTAATGGAAGATGCAACCGGCGATCAATGGATGTTCCGATGTGGTTTTCAACCAATTCAATAAATCGGCCATCAGCTTCTGAACCTGTTGCGCCGGCGGTGCGACATGCACGACCTGTTGATCCTTGAAAACGCCGATCCCGCTTCGGCGAAACACGCCCGGTTCATCCACCAAACCCGCCATCAGAAGGCGATGCGCGGCCAATAGATCGTCCATTTCAGTGGGCGACCAGTGCGGCAACGCCTCATAAGCGGCGAAGGCATTGCGCACCTCCAGAATCTCCCGCGGCGATCCCAACACGCGCCGTCCCTCGATGACCGCCGTAACCTGATCCAGTGAGAGGGAATTCTGCTCGATCGCCAGGGACCCCTGGATGCTTCGGATGCGGTTCTCGCGTCGCAACCGGGGGGTGATCATGACATCGGCCGTTGGAGAAAATCGCCCCACGATCTCACATATCTCTGCGATCAAATGGACGATTTCCGTGGTCATTGTGTAGGGTGGCGCGTAAAGATGAGGGACACTTCCCATATTAATTGCATGTCCTTTTGCCTTGTTCATTTCGATATGAAATTTACATCAAACATATCGATATGTCTATCATTTCTTTAAGGAAGATGGTCTCATTCTCTATGAGCGGGGAATTTACTGTCAAGATTTTGCACGTTTCATCCGGTATTCAAGAAAAAGTTCAGAAGGCAGTATGTACACATTATTATTCGCAGTCTTGCGTGACTGCGATAGCGGTATTGGAATTGGCGGTGGCGGAAAACCGGATAGGGAGATTGAGTTCCGGGTTCTGCTCAACAAGGATATGCAGATTGAATAAAAGATAAGCGAAACGCAATAATTGTCTTGCCATGAGACGTCTCAATGGGTATAATTATCCCTAATCCGGCTTTCCGGAAAACGTATTTCCTGGAGAAAAGAGATGCAACTGATCAAATTAGGAAAGAAAGGGCAGCTTTCGTTACCCAAGGCGATTCTGCAGAAGGCGGGCATCAGCGGCGAAACGCCGCTTCTGGTGGATGCAACCGATGACGGGGCTATTGTCCTGAGACAGGTGGGCGTCTATCCGATTGAAATCTACAGCGATGAGCGGATCGCTTCCTTCATGGAAGAAGACAGGATGACGCCGGATCAGGCGTCCTTGCTCGATCGCGCCTTGAAAAAATGAAACTGTTTCTCGATGCCAACGTAATTTTCACAGCCGCCTACAGCGCCCAAGGCCTGTCACGGGGATTGTTCCGATTGGCTGCGGCGGGAAAATGTTCTCTCTGCACATCTGCCTTTGCCCATGAGGAGGCCGTCAGGAATATACGGAAAAAAGCGCCGGACAAACTTGAGGATATGACCATGCTGATGCAACAGGTGAACATCCTGCCGGAACCACATCCCCAATGGGTCATCCAGGCGGCGCGGCTACACTTGGCCCAAAAGGATGCCCCCGTTCTTGCCGCGGCCCTCCAGGGGAAGGTCGATATTTTTGTCACCGGCGACCGTCGCGATTTCGGCCACCTGTTCGGGCAGGCTTTGGAAGGGGTAAAAATTTTGACGCCGTCGGATACTTTGGCGACGGT encodes:
- a CDS encoding nucleotidyltransferase family protein; its protein translation is MGKQEIIKIIRNIKPEMESHYGVQRLGLFGSYVREKQKKKSDIDILVTFNRDIDLFDFLDLREYLESQLHVKVDLVMESALKPAIGKRILSEVEYV
- a CDS encoding dihydrofolate reductase family protein; this encodes MVGFCSRRLDFEATAKGVGYPAVDDKDFNSFQVSLPPLPEQGRIAAYLDARCASIITSLLKAKLPDRVVIVIAPKIVGKGVEAVGDLKIQSMDESLRLAYRKIRRLGSDLIIDAKIEK
- a CDS encoding Fic family protein; translated protein: MNKAKGHAINMGSVPHLYAPPYTMTTEIVHLIAEICEIVGRFSPTADVMITPRLRRENRIRSIQGSLAIEQNSLSLDQVTAVIEGRRVLGSPREILEVRNAFAAYEALPHWSPTEMDDLLAAHRLLMAGLVDEPGVFRRSGIGVFKDQQVVHVAPPAQQVQKLMADLLNWLKTTSEHPLIAGCIFHYEFEFIHPFADGNGRMGRLWQTLILSRWQPWLAFVPVESVIRERLEAYYQALRQSDQQAEATRFIVFMLEALRDTLEQLAAADQVSDHVTDQVKSFLRVLSAGDMTLSEVMKKLSLAHRPSFRSNYVHPALKMELVEMTQPDSTRSPTQRYRLTMKGRGMLEGLRK
- a CDS encoding AbrB/MazE/SpoVT family DNA-binding domain-containing protein; this translates as MQLIKLGKKGQLSLPKAILQKAGISGETPLLVDATDDGAIVLRQVGVYPIEIYSDERIASFMEEDRMTPDQASLLDRALKK
- a CDS encoding PIN domain-containing protein; translation: MKLFLDANVIFTAAYSAQGLSRGLFRLAAAGKCSLCTSAFAHEEAVRNIRKKAPDKLEDMTMLMQQVNILPEPHPQWVIQAARLHLAQKDAPVLAAALQGKVDIFVTGDRRDFGHLFGQALEGVKILTPSDTLATVTLL